The Thalassospira sp. ER-Se-21-Dark genome includes a region encoding these proteins:
- a CDS encoding methyl-accepting chemotaxis protein, giving the protein MFLDRIRIGSRIFAGFFVLVVLLVGLSALSSTYLLGFGAHADRIAKSTGLVGLANDYALRLERLSNQVLLFAQTVDPTDREGITTMRQAAEQSGATLVTQLRQNGDSDRADALESLSADYIATLEPLVLRAENLSAASETMLLGANQLGKSASQLEDFIAKRDPVIAEKYADKLGAANLAAIVNSLQFPILRTADSLDAARTQTSALTDLQEEIKASFDGLTRNEKKLFSYAIRDNDLLKQGANQLEASIAGFRQSMDDFKSAVREVQTITQNIRTDAMTNQTALVEAAHNQSENSALTNIVVAAIGVLIAVALALGIAMSILRPLRRVNGDMTRLSENDTDIALADIKRRDEFGAMSRTVAIFRENALKIEKMAEERITLQRIEEEKRRASLGAMAETIEGETTGLVKSVNHQVTRMREAVVEVAAAAERVTGQTETATSAAHDSQSHSNAIGDAANRLREAIVSIANRVEHQRDIAQSAVGSTEESAKAVDDLREVATSIEQIVDLIRGIAGQTNMLALNATIEAARAGDAGKGFAVVAAEVKNLASQTERATEQITEHVNAMGAVTDRCVASMEDVGVTVRSMMSISEEVAGDVEHQRRETEEITGAIALAGDAVRNVATAIGAVSEDIEVTRKLSLDLNRRADEVDRNVTELTASLDRAVASAAGNEDADAADDNANDTTIWHDDNLVVFPQTQQRGAA; this is encoded by the coding sequence ATGTTTCTTGATCGCATTCGTATTGGATCGCGCATCTTCGCCGGTTTCTTTGTTCTGGTTGTTCTGCTGGTTGGCCTGTCCGCCCTGTCATCAACCTATCTTCTGGGCTTTGGCGCGCATGCAGATCGCATTGCCAAAAGTACTGGTCTGGTCGGGCTTGCCAATGACTATGCGCTGCGTCTGGAACGTCTTTCCAACCAGGTCCTGTTATTTGCCCAGACGGTCGATCCGACGGATCGCGAAGGCATCACCACCATGCGCCAGGCGGCCGAGCAAAGCGGTGCGACCCTCGTCACCCAACTGCGTCAAAACGGCGATAGTGATCGCGCAGATGCGCTAGAAAGTCTCAGTGCCGATTACATCGCAACGCTGGAACCGCTTGTGCTGCGGGCGGAAAACCTGTCGGCGGCATCGGAAACCATGCTGCTTGGCGCCAATCAGCTTGGCAAATCCGCAAGCCAGCTTGAAGATTTCATCGCCAAACGCGATCCGGTGATTGCCGAGAAATACGCAGACAAGCTTGGCGCGGCCAACTTGGCTGCCATCGTCAATTCCCTGCAATTCCCGATCCTGCGCACCGCGGACTCACTAGATGCCGCCCGCACGCAGACCTCGGCCCTGACCGATCTTCAGGAAGAAATCAAAGCGTCCTTTGATGGCCTGACGCGTAACGAGAAAAAGCTGTTCTCCTACGCGATCCGCGATAACGATTTGCTGAAACAGGGTGCGAACCAGCTCGAAGCCTCCATCGCCGGGTTCCGCCAATCGATGGATGACTTCAAATCCGCCGTCCGCGAAGTCCAGACCATCACTCAGAATATCCGAACGGATGCCATGACCAATCAAACCGCCCTGGTCGAGGCCGCCCATAATCAGTCGGAAAACTCGGCCCTGACCAACATCGTGGTTGCCGCCATCGGGGTTCTGATTGCCGTCGCCCTTGCGCTTGGCATCGCAATGAGCATCCTGCGTCCGCTGCGTCGGGTGAATGGTGACATGACCCGGCTCAGTGAAAACGACACCGATATCGCCCTTGCCGATATCAAGCGCCGTGATGAATTCGGGGCGATGTCGCGCACCGTCGCGATCTTCCGCGAAAACGCGCTCAAGATCGAAAAAATGGCCGAGGAACGCATCACCCTTCAGCGTATCGAAGAAGAAAAACGTCGCGCATCCCTTGGTGCGATGGCCGAAACGATTGAGGGCGAGACCACCGGTCTTGTCAAATCAGTCAATCATCAGGTGACCCGCATGCGCGAAGCCGTGGTCGAAGTCGCGGCCGCCGCCGAACGCGTCACCGGTCAAACCGAAACCGCAACCAGTGCCGCACACGACAGCCAGTCGCACTCCAATGCCATCGGCGATGCAGCCAACCGTCTGCGCGAAGCCATCGTCTCGATCGCCAACCGGGTCGAACATCAACGCGACATCGCGCAAAGTGCCGTCGGCTCGACCGAGGAATCGGCAAAGGCCGTCGACGACCTGCGTGAAGTCGCCACCAGCATCGAACAGATTGTCGACCTGATCCGCGGCATTGCCGGACAGACCAACATGCTGGCGCTTAATGCCACCATCGAGGCGGCCCGTGCCGGTGACGCCGGCAAGGGCTTTGCCGTTGTCGCGGCAGAGGTCAAAAACCTTGCCAGTCAGACCGAACGCGCGACTGAGCAGATCACCGAACATGTCAACGCCATGGGCGCTGTTACGGATCGCTGTGTTGCCTCGATGGAGGATGTCGGGGTCACCGTGCGGTCGATGATGTCGATTTCCGAAGAGGTCGCAGGCGATGTTGAACATCAGCGCCGCGAGACTGAGGAAATTACCGGTGCCATCGCCCTTGCTGGCGATGCGGTGCGCAATGTTGCGACCGCGATCGGTGCGGTATCCGAAGACATCGAAGTCACCCGCAAGCTCAGCCTTGATCTTAATCGTCGTGCCGACGAAGTTGATCGAAATGTGACCGAGCTCACAGCATCCCTTGACCGCGCAGTGGCCTCTGCCGCTGGCAACGAAGACGCAGATGCCGCTGACGACAACGCCAACGACACCACCATATGGCACGATGATAATCTGGTGGTCTTCCCGCAAACGCAACAGCGCGGTGCCGCCTGA
- a CDS encoding AraC family transcriptional regulator — translation MNSAARQNTAAQRRQTSSRPATGRPREIARHWRAADGIDMFEADYKNFSFPKHSHDYYAFGTVLNGAERFTTRGTNYVAARGQLLMMNPMQVHDGSPASEDGYQYQIMFIDPKVFGDLVTELSPKNSGLPFFGSCVVNDPELHLQLQGLHRLFRPNDDGSNGSNSLLERDSQLLYSAARLALRHADAPPYLYQPGSEDKRVRAVIDYMAAHLDANISLDDLAMITGLSRFHLLRVFRAATGLPPHTYFNHMRLRRAKRLLFDGASIADAAAATGFADQSHLNRHFKAMWGVSPGAFIASLDP, via the coding sequence ATGAATAGTGCTGCGCGACAGAACACGGCAGCCCAGCGTCGCCAGACGTCATCGCGACCGGCGACCGGCCGCCCCCGCGAGATTGCCCGCCACTGGCGGGCAGCCGACGGCATTGATATGTTCGAAGCCGATTACAAGAATTTCTCTTTCCCCAAGCACAGCCACGATTATTACGCGTTTGGCACTGTCCTAAACGGGGCGGAGCGGTTTACCACCCGCGGGACAAATTATGTCGCCGCGCGCGGGCAGCTTTTGATGATGAACCCGATGCAGGTGCATGATGGCAGTCCGGCATCCGAGGATGGCTATCAATACCAGATCATGTTCATCGATCCGAAGGTGTTTGGCGATCTGGTGACGGAGCTTTCGCCCAAAAACAGCGGCCTGCCGTTTTTCGGGTCCTGTGTCGTCAACGACCCGGAATTGCATTTGCAACTGCAAGGCCTGCACCGACTGTTTCGCCCGAATGACGATGGCAGCAACGGCAGCAACAGCTTGTTGGAACGCGACAGTCAGCTTCTTTATAGCGCCGCCCGCCTTGCGCTGCGCCATGCCGATGCCCCGCCCTATCTCTATCAGCCGGGGTCAGAGGACAAACGCGTTCGGGCGGTGATTGACTATATGGCAGCGCATCTGGATGCCAATATATCGCTTGATGATCTTGCCATGATTACCGGGCTCAGCCGGTTTCATTTGTTGCGCGTGTTTCGCGCAGCAACCGGGCTTCCGCCGCATACCTATTTCAATCACATGCGGTTGCGGCGCGCCAAGCGGCTGTTGTTTGACGGGGCAAGCATTGCCGATGCGGCAGCCGCCACCGGCTTTGCCGATCAAAGTCATCTGAACCGGCACTTCAAGGCGATGTGGGGTGTCAGCCCCGGCGCGTTTATCGCAAGTCTTGATCCCTAA
- the speB gene encoding agmatinase: protein MFTDDKLAKLREKYGNAKGADIFDPHFREVAASQFSESGGRKWPFAGVPTFLDAPFFADAETDNFADLDVALVGVPMDLGVSNRAGARLGPRAVRNIERIGPYEHVLRMVPGAMARIADIGDVPFRSRYSLESCHEDIEAYFSKIVGAGVIPIAVGGDHSISYSIQKAVGKDRPVGMIHLDAHCDTCGAYDGSRFHHGGPFREAVMDGVLDPERTIQIGIRGASEYVWEFSYDSGMTVIHAEEVPKMGIDAVIAKAREVVGDGPVYLSFDVDCLDPSFAPGTGTPEVGGLTSREALAILRGLKGLDFVGADVVEVAPQYDATTNTAHIAAQVLFEELCLVVDALKRREAGA from the coding sequence ATGTTCACCGACGACAAGCTTGCAAAACTGCGCGAAAAATACGGCAACGCCAAGGGTGCCGACATCTTTGATCCGCATTTCCGCGAAGTGGCGGCATCGCAGTTTTCCGAAAGTGGCGGGCGCAAATGGCCCTTTGCTGGCGTGCCGACTTTCCTCGATGCACCATTTTTTGCTGATGCCGAAACTGACAACTTCGCAGACCTTGACGTCGCACTCGTCGGGGTGCCGATGGATCTTGGTGTCAGCAACCGTGCCGGTGCCCGTCTTGGCCCGCGTGCGGTGCGTAATATCGAACGCATCGGTCCGTATGAGCATGTCCTTCGCATGGTGCCCGGTGCCATGGCGCGCATTGCCGATATTGGCGATGTCCCGTTCAGAAGCCGCTATTCGCTTGAAAGCTGTCACGAGGATATCGAAGCCTATTTCAGCAAGATTGTCGGGGCTGGCGTCATTCCGATTGCGGTCGGTGGCGATCATTCGATCAGCTATTCGATCCAGAAGGCGGTGGGCAAGGATCGCCCGGTTGGCATGATCCATCTTGATGCCCATTGCGATACCTGTGGGGCCTATGACGGTTCGCGATTCCATCATGGCGGCCCGTTCCGTGAAGCAGTGATGGATGGCGTCCTTGATCCCGAACGCACCATCCAGATCGGTATTCGCGGCGCGTCGGAATATGTTTGGGAATTTTCCTATGACAGCGGCATGACTGTGATCCACGCCGAAGAAGTGCCGAAAATGGGCATTGATGCCGTGATCGCCAAGGCTCGTGAAGTGGTCGGCGATGGCCCGGTCTATCTGTCCTTTGATGTTGATTGCCTTGATCCGTCTTTTGCACCGGGGACCGGCACGCCAGAGGTCGGTGGCCTCACCTCGCGCGAGGCATTGGCGATCCTGCGCGGGCTCAAGGGGCTTGATTTTGTCGGTGCCGACGTTGTCGAAGTCGCCCCGCAATATGATGCCACCACCAACACCGCCCATATCGCCGCACAGGTCCTGTTCGAAGAACTGTGTCTGGTGGTCGATGCGTTGAAACGCCGCGAAGCTGGCGCGTAA
- a CDS encoding LysR family transcriptional regulator has product MITEQADLKLLRIFLTIVEAGGFAAAQSDLNLSLSTISSYVTALETRLGFTLCKRGRGGFALTREGQVVFEEAHRLFKSVAQYETKMRALRDKLSGTLTIGLTDNTITDPGARRIEKTIARFMERAPDVTLNVVTYPPNDLLREVVTDNIQIGICSFPKTVLGLRYIPLYDEIHRFYCGSDHPLFALDDADIDIDEIRRYRLIGRKSWLGRDLKEFAISRPHATVSDMEAEARLILSGAFLGYLPEHYARQFVEAGRMRMVLPDRLKVKVTFQASLDDSKQPDPITKLFLDMLIADFAAAPD; this is encoded by the coding sequence ATGATCACGGAACAGGCCGATCTCAAGCTTTTGCGCATCTTCCTGACCATTGTCGAGGCCGGGGGGTTTGCCGCGGCGCAAAGTGATCTCAATCTGTCACTTTCAACAATTTCAAGCTATGTCACCGCCCTTGAAACACGGCTGGGCTTCACGCTGTGCAAACGCGGGCGGGGTGGTTTTGCCCTGACACGCGAAGGCCAGGTGGTGTTTGAAGAGGCCCACCGGCTGTTCAAATCGGTCGCGCAATATGAAACCAAGATGCGGGCGTTGCGTGACAAGCTGAGCGGTACACTGACCATCGGGCTTACCGACAACACCATCACCGATCCGGGGGCACGGCGGATCGAAAAGACCATTGCGCGGTTTATGGAACGCGCACCGGATGTGACGCTGAATGTTGTGACCTATCCGCCCAATGACCTGCTGCGTGAAGTGGTGACCGACAATATCCAGATCGGCATATGCAGCTTTCCAAAGACCGTTCTGGGTCTGCGCTATATCCCGCTTTATGACGAGATCCACCGGTTCTATTGCGGATCAGACCATCCGCTTTTTGCGCTGGATGATGCGGACATCGATATTGATGAAATCCGGCGTTATCGCCTGATCGGGCGCAAATCCTGGCTGGGTCGGGATTTGAAGGAATTCGCGATTTCGCGCCCGCATGCGACCGTCTCGGACATGGAGGCCGAAGCACGCCTGATCCTGTCAGGCGCCTTTTTGGGCTATCTGCCCGAACATTACGCCAGGCAGTTTGTCGAGGCCGGGCGCATGCGCATGGTGCTGCCGGATCGGTTGAAGGTCAAAGTCACCTTTCAGGCAAGCCTTGATGACAGCAAACAACCCGATCCGATCACCAAGCTGTTCCTTGATATGCTGATCGCCGATTTTGCCGCCGCCCCGGATTGA
- a CDS encoding AzlC family ABC transporter permease, whose translation MSRPGQAESQTENQTQNQPQSQPEIGHFDADTIRRGALACLPLLPSTIIFGAVLGVLAAQRGLSLGELLFMSLAVFAGSAQFVSVDLWRETIPSATIIIATAVINMRYILIGASLRPVFRGRPLWVKVTGMHMVADENWAVSMTQKDFANPGFLLGGGIFLGVVWATGNTVGYLLGGGIPDPEVYALDFAFTAVFAALTIGMWKGKVDLLPWIAAAIGSVIGHYTLPGTWSILAGAGAGVLVAALTWREDMDDDSLEAEFAVEGRDAYGAPEGTNAAKPATETAMETGQ comes from the coding sequence ATGTCACGCCCCGGACAGGCCGAAAGTCAGACCGAGAACCAGACCCAAAACCAGCCCCAGAGCCAACCCGAGATCGGGCATTTCGACGCGGACACCATCCGTCGCGGTGCCCTTGCCTGCCTGCCGCTTTTGCCCAGCACCATCATCTTTGGTGCGGTGCTTGGGGTGCTGGCCGCACAGCGCGGATTGTCGCTTGGCGAGCTTTTGTTCATGAGCCTGGCCGTGTTTGCCGGATCGGCACAGTTCGTGTCGGTCGATCTTTGGCGCGAAACCATTCCGAGTGCGACCATCATCATCGCAACGGCGGTGATCAATATGCGCTATATCCTGATCGGGGCGTCGCTTCGCCCGGTGTTTCGCGGTCGTCCGCTGTGGGTCAAGGTGACCGGCATGCATATGGTCGCCGATGAAAACTGGGCCGTGTCGATGACGCAAAAGGATTTTGCCAATCCGGGTTTTTTGCTGGGCGGCGGGATTTTCCTGGGCGTGGTCTGGGCGACCGGCAATACGGTGGGTTACCTTCTGGGCGGGGGTATTCCCGATCCGGAGGTTTATGCGCTTGATTTCGCTTTTACCGCCGTCTTTGCCGCGCTGACTATTGGCATGTGGAAGGGCAAGGTTGACCTTTTGCCATGGATTGCCGCCGCGATCGGGTCAGTTATTGGCCATTACACCTTGCCCGGCACCTGGTCGATCCTGGCTGGTGCGGGTGCGGGTGTCCTTGTCGCCGCCCTGACTTGGCGCGAAGACATGGATGATGACAGCCTTGAGGCCGAGTTTGCCGTTGAAGGCCGGGATGCCTATGGCGCGCCCGAAGGCACAAACGCCGCCAAACCTGCGACGGAGACTGCAATGGAGACGGGCCAATGA
- a CDS encoding AzlD domain-containing protein produces MTQFPDLTSFSLEAVLTILGMAAVTYGMRLGGLLMADRLPQHGRWAHVLERLPGAVLISVWVPSALSAGAIGIAGAAATVITMALARNLFAAMAVGMVLVGVGRYFIGN; encoded by the coding sequence ATGACCCAATTCCCCGATCTGACAAGTTTCAGCCTTGAGGCCGTTCTGACCATCCTTGGCATGGCGGCGGTCACCTATGGTATGCGTCTGGGTGGACTTTTGATGGCAGACCGCCTGCCGCAACATGGCCGCTGGGCGCATGTGCTGGAACGCCTGCCCGGTGCGGTTTTGATTTCCGTCTGGGTACCCAGCGCCCTTTCGGCAGGTGCGATTGGCATTGCCGGGGCAGCCGCCACCGTGATTACCATGGCGCTTGCGCGCAACCTGTTTGCCGCGATGGCGGTGGGCATGGTTCTGGTCGGTGTCGGCCGGTATTTCATCGGCAACTAG
- a CDS encoding peptide chain release factor 3: MSMIDKQVSRRRTFAIIAHPDAGKTTLTEKLLLFGGAIQMAGAVKAKKEQKGARSDFMKIEQDRGISVSSAVMTFEFEENIFNLLDTPGHEDFSEDTYRVLTAVDSAVMVIDGAKGIEAQTRKLFEVCRLRDVPITTFVNKLDREARDSFELIDQIEQDLALDVSPVTWPIGSGRDFHGCYDLVNDQLLFMEKGGNVVKEAIPIKGLDDPKLDELIPDYLLEKLREEVEMVREICPPFDLQSYREGHLTPVFFGSAVNNFGVRELLRGIGEIAPTPRPQEAATRLVEAVEPKVAGFVFKVQANIDPNHRDRIAFIRLCSGHFKRGMKLKHVRAGKLMAVHNPMLFFANERDIAEEAWPGDIIGIPNHGTLRIGDTLTEGEDLRFRGVPAFAPELLQKVRLDDPLKGKHLQRALEQLAEEGASQVFKPMMGADWIVGVVGQLQFEVLKERISAEYGIKVHFEPTPAYAARWVVGDDPLEIKKFRDANQSALFEDHDETLVFIARNAWHLETTQRDWPNLKFEATREQNLIAA, encoded by the coding sequence ATGTCGATGATTGACAAGCAGGTATCGCGTCGCCGTACCTTCGCTATCATTGCTCACCCGGATGCGGGTAAAACCACCCTGACCGAAAAACTGCTTCTTTTCGGGGGTGCCATCCAGATGGCTGGTGCAGTGAAGGCGAAAAAGGAACAAAAGGGTGCCCGTTCGGACTTCATGAAGATCGAACAGGATCGCGGTATTTCCGTGTCCTCTGCGGTCATGACGTTCGAGTTCGAAGAAAATATCTTCAACCTGCTTGATACGCCGGGCCACGAAGACTTTTCCGAGGATACCTATCGCGTGCTTACCGCCGTTGACTCGGCTGTCATGGTGATTGACGGTGCGAAGGGCATCGAGGCCCAGACACGCAAGCTGTTTGAGGTCTGCCGTCTGCGTGACGTGCCGATCACGACGTTCGTTAACAAGCTTGACCGTGAAGCCCGTGATTCATTCGAACTGATCGATCAGATCGAACAGGATCTTGCCCTTGATGTCTCGCCGGTTACCTGGCCGATTGGCTCGGGCCGTGATTTCCATGGCTGCTACGATCTGGTCAATGATCAGCTTCTGTTCATGGAAAAAGGCGGCAACGTCGTCAAGGAAGCCATCCCGATCAAGGGGCTTGATGATCCAAAGCTTGATGAATTGATCCCGGATTACCTTCTGGAAAAGCTGCGCGAAGAAGTCGAAATGGTGCGCGAAATCTGCCCGCCATTTGATTTGCAAAGCTACCGCGAAGGGCATCTGACCCCGGTCTTCTTCGGGTCGGCAGTTAATAACTTTGGCGTGCGTGAATTGTTGCGCGGCATTGGCGAAATCGCACCGACCCCGCGCCCGCAAGAAGCGGCAACGCGCCTTGTCGAAGCGGTCGAGCCAAAGGTCGCCGGCTTCGTGTTCAAGGTACAAGCCAACATTGACCCGAACCACCGTGACCGTATTGCGTTCATTCGTCTGTGCTCTGGCCATTTCAAACGTGGCATGAAGCTTAAACATGTGCGCGCAGGCAAACTGATGGCCGTGCATAACCCGATGCTGTTCTTTGCCAATGAACGTGATATTGCCGAAGAAGCCTGGCCGGGCGACATCATCGGTATTCCGAACCACGGCACGCTGCGTATCGGCGATACCCTGACCGAGGGCGAAGACCTCCGCTTCCGCGGTGTTCCGGCCTTTGCCCCGGAACTGCTCCAGAAAGTCCGCCTTGATGATCCGCTCAAGGGCAAGCACCTTCAGCGCGCGCTTGAACAGCTTGCTGAAGAAGGCGCATCCCAGGTCTTCAAACCTATGATGGGGGCGGACTGGATCGTTGGCGTGGTCGGACAGCTTCAGTTTGAGGTTCTCAAGGAACGCATCTCGGCCGAATACGGCATCAAGGTGCATTTCGAACCGACGCCTGCCTATGCCGCCCGCTGGGTGGTGGGCGATGATCCGCTTGAAATCAAGAAATTCCGGGATGCCAACCAGTCGGCGCTGTTCGAAGACCATGACGAAACACTGGTCTTTATTGCGCGCAACGCCTGGCACCTTGAAACCACACAACGCGACTGGCCGAACCTCAAATTCGAAGCCACCCGCGAACAGAACCTGATTGCTGCGTAA
- a CDS encoding permease, translating into MSALTFQLRRIGTTARQTDRVLLAACIILATIFIFDAPQFVPSLQFTAESFVGTAPFLVLSIGIAAYATATGADNLISRAFAGRPVRMVFTAAAFGALSPFCSCGVIPLIAALLAMGVPLAPVMAFWLASPVIDPAMFVLTAGTLGTEFAVIKMISAIGLGLMGGFVTLWLGSRGFLADPLRDGVGNGGCGGAKVRSHKAVVWKFWHDDERVKKFRSSAIANMIFLGKWIAFAFLLESIMVAYVPAESVSGLLGGDGIGPIAIATLVGVPAYLNGYAALPIMEGLIAQGMQSGAAMAFLVAGGVSSIPAAIAVFALVKKPVFALYLVYALVGSFAIGVISQAWLG; encoded by the coding sequence ATGAGTGCCCTGACATTTCAATTGCGCCGCATCGGCACTACTGCCCGACAAACAGACCGGGTTTTGCTGGCAGCCTGCATCATCCTTGCCACGATCTTTATCTTTGACGCGCCGCAATTTGTCCCAAGTTTGCAGTTCACGGCTGAGTCCTTTGTTGGCACGGCACCTTTTCTGGTGCTCTCAATCGGTATTGCCGCCTACGCGACGGCAACCGGGGCCGATAACCTGATTTCGCGTGCCTTCGCCGGGCGGCCTGTGCGGATGGTGTTTACCGCTGCGGCCTTTGGGGCGCTGTCGCCATTTTGCTCTTGCGGGGTGATCCCGCTGATTGCTGCCCTGCTTGCCATGGGGGTTCCACTGGCACCGGTCATGGCGTTTTGGCTGGCAAGTCCGGTGATTGACCCGGCGATGTTTGTTCTGACTGCGGGCACGCTTGGGACGGAATTTGCGGTGATTAAAATGATCTCGGCGATTGGTCTTGGTCTGATGGGTGGCTTTGTCACCCTATGGCTGGGGTCGCGGGGCTTCCTTGCCGATCCGTTGCGTGACGGGGTGGGCAATGGTGGCTGCGGCGGGGCCAAGGTCCGCTCGCACAAGGCGGTTGTCTGGAAATTCTGGCACGATGATGAACGGGTCAAAAAGTTCAGATCGTCTGCGATTGCCAACATGATCTTTTTGGGCAAGTGGATCGCCTTTGCCTTCCTGCTTGAAAGCATAATGGTCGCTTATGTCCCGGCCGAAAGTGTGAGTGGATTGCTTGGCGGTGACGGGATTGGCCCGATTGCGATTGCCACCCTTGTCGGGGTTCCGGCCTATTTGAATGGCTATGCCGCGCTTCCGATCATGGAAGGCCTGATTGCGCAAGGCATGCAATCGGGGGCGGCGATGGCGTTTCTCGTGGCAGGCGGTGTGTCGTCGATCCCGGCGGCGATTGCCGTTTTTGCGCTGGTCAAAAAGCCGGTCTTTGCGCTGTATCTGGTTTATGCGCTGGTCGGTTCGTTCGCAATTGGCGTTATTTCGCAAGCCTGGCTGGGTTAA
- a CDS encoding metalloregulator ArsR/SmtB family transcription factor — protein sequence MSEKTIAPAFAALGHEARLKIYRLLVKAGDEGLNIGDIGRVLGLPASTLSHHLGTLVQAGLVKQEKLGRETRNRADFDVMRDLVGFITDECCSGVDLDVAGETEKAC from the coding sequence ATGAGCGAAAAAACCATTGCACCGGCCTTTGCCGCATTGGGCCACGAAGCCCGCCTGAAAATCTACCGTCTGCTGGTCAAGGCCGGGGACGAGGGACTTAATATTGGCGATATCGGACGGGTGCTTGGCCTTCCGGCATCGACCCTTTCCCATCATCTCGGCACCTTGGTTCAGGCTGGTCTGGTCAAACAGGAAAAATTGGGCCGCGAAACCCGTAACCGGGCGGATTTCGATGTCATGCGCGATCTTGTCGGCTTCATCACCGATGAATGTTGCAGCGGTGTTGATCTTGATGTCGCCGGTGAAACGGAAAAGGCCTGTTAG
- a CDS encoding metalloregulator ArsR/SmtB family transcription factor yields the protein METKHAISALGALAQEHRLAAFRLLVRAGNDGIAAGELARQISIPHNTMSSHLTTLSQSGLITSTREGRSIIYRIVPDAMRDLLGFLADDCCHGRPELCGIVRATDKDCC from the coding sequence ATGGAAACAAAACACGCAATCAGTGCCCTTGGCGCCCTGGCACAGGAACACAGACTGGCAGCATTCCGCTTGCTGGTCCGGGCCGGGAATGACGGTATTGCCGCAGGCGAACTGGCCCGGCAGATATCCATTCCGCACAACACCATGTCATCACACCTGACCACACTTAGTCAGTCAGGGCTGATTACCAGCACCCGCGAAGGCCGGTCGATCATTTACCGGATCGTTCCCGATGCCATGCGCGATCTTCTGGGGTTTCTTGCCGATGACTGCTGTCATGGCCGTCCGGAACTTTGCGGGATTGTTCGGGCAACAGACAAAGACTGCTGTTAG
- a CDS encoding arsenate reductase ArsC — MSGGTYNVLFLCRANSARSIMAEAILKKEGHDHFFGYSAGSHPRGEIHPYARDLLESLGHDMTTFSSKDMETYSGQDDIKFDFVFTVCDATANEDCPIFPGSPMTAHWGVPDPAEAEGSEAEKRLAFAETYRMLRNRISIFTSLPFKSLDRMSLQSELDKIGKTIDREDV, encoded by the coding sequence ATGTCTGGTGGTACCTATAACGTGCTTTTCCTGTGCCGTGCCAATTCGGCACGCAGCATCATGGCCGAAGCCATCCTGAAAAAAGAAGGTCATGATCATTTCTTTGGCTATAGCGCAGGGTCACACCCGCGCGGCGAAATACATCCCTATGCGCGTGACCTTCTGGAAAGCCTGGGTCATGACATGACGACGTTTTCCTCCAAAGACATGGAAACCTATTCGGGGCAGGATGATATCAAGTTCGATTTCGTCTTTACGGTTTGTGATGCCACGGCCAATGAAGACTGCCCGATTTTTCCCGGTTCGCCGATGACCGCCCATTGGGGCGTGCCCGATCCGGCAGAAGCCGAAGGTAGCGAAGCAGAAAAACGCCTGGCATTTGCAGAAACCTATCGCATGCTGCGCAACCGGATTTCGATCTTCACCAGCCTTCCGTTCAAGTCGCTTGACCGGATGTCGCTTCAAAGTGAACTCGACAAGATCGGCAAGACCATAGACCGCGAGGACGTATGA